In a genomic window of Phragmites australis chromosome 14, lpPhrAust1.1, whole genome shotgun sequence:
- the LOC133890913 gene encoding uncharacterized protein LOC133890913, giving the protein MTKREADATSSGGGGTVKLKDLVPAATNTVNTTFIVLDKAAARPSHAQARDGGRAGEETCLALVADETAAAHFLLWGGECGAFEPGDMVRLTGGIFSCHRGNSLVLRAGRRGRAEMVGEFTMLFVETPNMSEVRWGLDPGNPRRMVQEAVVSPYSQIFKPPR; this is encoded by the exons ATGACGAAGAGAGAG GCCGACGCGACCAgcagcggcggaggcgggaCGGTGAAGCTCAAGGACCTGGTCCCGGCGGCCACCAACACCGTGAACACGACGTTCATCGTGCTCGACAAGGCGGCGGCCCGGCCGTCCCACGCTCAGGCCCGCGACGGAGGGCGAGCGGGGGAGGAGACGTGCCTGGCGCTGGTGGCGGACGAGACCGCGGCGGCGCACTTCCTGCTGTGGGGCGGCGAGTGCGGCGCCTTCGAGCCGGGCGACATGGTGCGGCTGACGGGCGGCATCTTCTCGTGCCACAGGGGGAACAGCCTCGTGCTGCGCGCGGGGAGGCGCGGCCGCGCGGAGATGGTGGGCGAGTTCACCATGCTCTTCGTCGAGACACCCAACATGAGCGAGGTCCGGTGGGGGCTTGACCCCGGCAACCCCAGGCGGATGGTGCAGGAGGCCGTCGTCTCGCCCTACTCCCAGATCTTCAAGCCGCCGCGCTGA
- the LOC133890661 gene encoding internal alternative NAD(P)H-ubiquinone oxidoreductase A1, mitochondrial-like, whose amino-acid sequence MAWSRIGRGSQLCQSLSRIVSEGGATPAPFALSNATALSRGHGQHVSSLHSLAFTGLANRRAGAAHDVQPPSRGINTTAPRLHSPAAVAVEPSDGEDPDGAAHLQMPGLGPTRPEDKPRVVVLGTGWAACRLLKDVDTRTYDVVCVSPRNHMVFTPLLASTCVGTLEFRSVVEPVNRIQSALATSPGSYFFLATCSGIDTRKHEVYCTAASSEGLPSDPYHFKIAYDKLVIASGAEPLTFNIKGVEENAIFLREVSHAQEIRRKLLTNLMVSENPGLSEEEKRRLLHCVVVGGGPTGVEFSGELSDFITRDVRERYAHVKDYVRVTLIEANEILSSFDVGLRQYATNHLSKYGVKLVRGIVKEVKPTEIILTDGAHVPYGLLVWSTGVGPSKFVRSLGVPKSPGGRIGVDEWLRVPSAPDVFALGDCAGFLEGTGRPVLPALAQVAEREGRYLARLLGRVAAQSGGKAHCAGKADLGEPFVYKHIGSMASVGRYKALVDLRENKDAKGVSMAGFVSWLMWRSAYLTRVVSWRNRFYVAMNWATTLVFGRDNTRIG is encoded by the exons ATGGCGTGGTCTAGGATCGGGAGGGGCTCCCAGCTGTGTCAGTCCCTGTCGAGGATCGTCTCCGAGGGCGGCGCGACGCCGGCGCCGTTCGCGCTAAGCAATGCCACCGCGCTGTCCCGTGGCCATGGCCAGCACGTGTCGTCGCTCCACAGCCTCGCGTTCACGGGCCTCGCCAACAGGCGCGCGGGCGCCGCCCATGACGTCCAGCCGCCGAGCAGAGGTATCAACACGACGGCCCCGAGGCTGCACTCCCCCGCGGCGGTAGCGGTGGAGCCCTCGGACGGCGAGGATCCCGACGGCGCGGCGCACCTCCAGATGCCGGGCCTCGGTCCGACGCGGCCCGAGGATAAGCCCCGCGTGGTGGTGCTCGGCACCGGGTGGGCGGCGTGCCGGCTCCTCAAGGACGTGGACACACGCACCTACGACGTGGTGTGCGTGTCGCCGCGGAACCACATGGTGTTCACGCCGCTGCTGGCGTCGACCTGCGTCGGCACGCTCGAGTTCCGCTCCGTCGTCGAGCCCGTCAACCGCATCCAGTCCGCGCTTGCCACCAGCCCGGGCTCCTACTTCTTCCTCGCGACCTGCTCCGGCATCGACACCCGAAAGCACGAG GTGTACTGTACGGCCGCGTCCAGTGAAGGGCTGCCTAGCGATCCGTACCACTTCAAGATTGCATACGACAAGCTGGTGATAGCCAGCGGCGCCGAGCCACTGACCTTCAACATCAAGGGTGTCGAGGAGAACGCCATCTTCCTCCGCGAGGTGAGCCACGCGCAGGAGATCCGGCGGAAGCTCCTCACCAACCTCATGGTCTCCGAGAACCCGG GCTTGTCTGAGGAAGAGAAGAGACGGCTTCTGCACTGCGTGGTGGTCGGTGGAGGCCCCACCGGAGTTGAATTCAGCGGCGAGCTCAGCGACTTCATCACGCGCGACGTGCGGGAGAGGTACGCGCACGTCAAGGACTACGTCAGGGTCACGCTCATCGAG GCAAACGAGATCTTGTCATCGTTCGACGTCGGGCTGCGGCAGTACGCGACGAATCACCTGTCAAAG TACGGAGTCAAGTTGGTGCGAGGCATAGTGAAGGAGGTGAAGCCAACGGAGATCATCCTGACCGACGGCGCCCACGTCCCGTACGGCCTGCTGGTCTGGTCCACGGGCGTCGGCCCGTCGAAGTTCGTCCGGTCCCTGGGCGTCCCCAAGTCCCCCGGCGGGAGGATCGGCGTGGACGAGTGGCTCCGCGTGCCCTCCGCCCCAGACGTGTTCGCGCTGGGCGATTGCGCGGGCTTCCTCGAGGGCACAGGGCGGCCGGTGCTCCCGGCGCTGGCGCAGGTCGCGGAGCGGGAGGGCAGGTACCTGGCGCGGCTGCTGGGGAGGGTCGCGGCGcagagcggcggcaaggcgcACTGCGCCGGCAAGGCTGATCTCGGCGAGCCGTTCGTGTACAAGCACATCGGCAGCATGGCGTCCGTCGGGCGATACAAGGCGCTCGTCGACCTGAGGGAGAACAAG GATGCGAAGGGGGTGTCGATGGCGGGTTTCGTCAGCTGGCTGATGTGGCGGTCGGCGTACCTGACGCGGGTGGTGAGCTGGAGAAACAGGTTCTACGTGGCGATGAACTGGGCAACGACGCTCGTGTTTGGCAGGGACAACACCAGGATAGGCTGA